From a region of the Rhinopithecus roxellana isolate Shanxi Qingling chromosome 8, ASM756505v1, whole genome shotgun sequence genome:
- the GPA33 gene encoding cell surface A33 antigen, producing the protein MAASDRLGLGQRRSKTMVGKMWPVLWMLCAVRVTVNAISVETSQNVLRALHGKSVTLPCTYHTSTSSREGLIQWDKLLITHTERVVIWQFSNKDYIYGELYKNRVNISSNVEQSDASITIDQLTMADNGTYECSVSLMSDLDGTTKSRVRLLVLMPPSKPECGIKGETIIGNDIQLTCQSKEGSPTPQYSWKRYNILNQEQPLAQPASGQPVSLKNISTDTSGYYICTSSNEAGIQFCNITVAARSPSMNVALYAGIAVGVVAALIIIGIIIYCCCCQGKDSTEDKEDARPNRAAYEEPSEQLRELSREREEEDDDRQEEQRSTGRESPDHLSQ; encoded by the exons TCAGGGTGACTGTCAATGCCATCTCTGTGGAAACTTCGCAGAATGTTCTCCGGGCTTTGCACGGAAAGAGTGTCACCCTGCCCTGCACCTACCACACTTCCACCTCCAGTCGAGAGGGACTTATTCAGTGGGATAAGCTTCTCATCACTCATACG GAAAGGGTGGTCATCTGGCAGTTCTCAAACAAAGACTACATCTATGGTGAGCTTTATAAGAATCGGGTGAACATATCCAGCAATGTTGAGCAGTCCGATGCTTCCATCACCATCGATCAGCTGACCATGGCTGACAACGGCACCTACGAGTGCTCCGTCTCGCTGATGTCAGACCTGGACGGCACCACCAAGTCACGCGTCCGCCTCTTGGTCCTCA TGCCACCCTCCAAACCAGAGTGCGGCATCAAGGGAGAGACCATCATTGGGAACGACATCCAGCTGACCTGCCAATCAAAGGAGGGCTCACCAACCCCTCAGTACAGCTGGAAGAGGTACAACATCCTGAATCAGGAGCAGCCCCTAGCCCAGCCAG CCTCAGGCCAGCCTGTCTCCCTGAAGAATATCTCCACAGACACATCGGGTTACTACATCTGTACCTCCAGCAATGAGGCAGGGATCCAGTTCTGCAACATCACAGTGGCCGCCAGATCTC CCTCCATGAACGTGGCCCTGTATGCGGGCATTGCGGTGGGCGTGGTTGCAGCCCTCATTATCATTGGCATCATCatctactgctgctgctgccaggggAAGGACAGCACCGAAGACAAGGAGGATGCGAGGCC GAATCGGGCAGCCTATGAGGAGCCGTCAGAGCAGCTGAGAGAACTttccagagagagggaggaggaggacgacGACAGGCAAGAAGAGCAGAGGAGCACGGGGCGTGAATCCCCAGACCACCTCAGCCAGTGA